GTGTCCAAGACACTCGCGCCGGGCTTCCGCGTGGGGTGGGTGGCCCCGGGGCGCTTCCAGGAACGCCTCGAGCTGCTCAAGTTCGCCCACACGGTGGCCACGCCCACGCTGCCGCAGCTCGTGGTGGCGCGCTTCCTCGCCAGCGGCGGCTATGACAAGCACCTGCGCACGCTGCGGCGGCGGCTCGCCTCGCAGGTGGAGCGGATGACGGAGGCCATCTGCGAGCACTTCCCCGAGGGCACCCGCGTCTCCCGCCCCTCGGGCGGCTCGCTGCTGTGGGTGGAGCTACCGCCCACCGTGGACGCGCTCGTCCTGCACGCGCGGGCGCTGGAGGCGGGCATCAGCATCGCGCCGGGGCACATCTTCTCCGCGCAGCCCCGTTACACCAACTGCATCCGCCTCAACTGCGGGCAGGCCTGGAGCCCCCGCCTGGAAGCCGCCATGGCCACCCTCGGAAGTCTCGCACGCACCCTCGCGTAGGGCCCGACCATGATTGCCATTGAACCCGCGCGATTCCCGTCCGACCTGCCGCTCGTGCGGGAGTTGTTTCGCGAGTACGCCGAAAGCCTGGGCATCGACTTGGGCTTCCAGGACTTCGAGTCCGAGCTGGTGGGCCTGCCGGGCAAGTACGCGCCGCCGCGCGGGCGGCTGCTGATCGCCCGGCGGGAAGCACGGGCCCTGGGGTGTGTGGCGCTGCGGCCGATCAGCGTGGAGACGTGCGAGATGAAGCGCTTGTATGTCCGGCCCGCCGCGCGCGGCGAGCAACTCGGGCGACGCCTCGCCGAGCGCATCTGCGAGGAGGCGCGTGCCGCCGGCTATCGACGCATCTGCCTCGACACCCTGTCCAGCATGGCCGCGGCGCTCGGGCTGTATACCTCGATGGGGTTCGAACCCATCGAGCCCTATGTGTTCAACCCCATCCCCGGCGCGCTGTTTCTCGGACGGGACCTGTCGGACCCGCCCTAGCAACTACATCCAGCCCAGCTCCAGCCGCGCCACGTCGGACATGCGGCTCTGGTCCCACGGGGGATCCCACACGAGCTGCACGTCCACCTCCGCCACCCCGGGCACGCCGCTCACCTTGCTCCGCACGTCCTCCACCAGCACCGGGCCCATGCCACACCCGGGCGCCGTCACCGTCATGTGGATCTCGACCTTGTTCCCACCTTCCGGCAGGGGCGTGCTCTTGCACTCGTACACGAGCCCCAGCTCCACGATGTTCACCGGAATCTCCGGATCGTACACCGTGCGCAGCTGCTCCCAGACGCGCTCCGGGTCGAACTCCCCGCTCCGAGGCTGCTCCTCGGCGGGCTTCGCGTCCTGCTTCTGGTAGTCCTCGCCCAGCACCTCGACGTCCTTCTCGTCGATGCGCATGAGCTGCCCATAGTCGCCCTGCACGGTCACGTTGCCGCCGAGCGTCTGGAGCACCCGCACCTCGGTGCCGGCGGGAACCACCACCCGCTCGCCACTCGGGATCATCGTCACCTCGCAGTCGCGTGCGAGCGGTGTCTGTAGTCCTCTCATCTGTCCCTCCCTATTCCGTCGACACCGAGGTGTCCTTGCCCTCGAGCGCCGCGCGCAACGCATGCCAGGCCAGGCTCGCGCACTTCACGCGCGAGGGGAATTCACTCACCCCGGAGAGCACCGCCAGCTTGCCCAGCTCATCCAGGTTCAGGCCCTCGGGGCCCTCCGTCACCAGCCGGTGCACCAGCTCGAAGAGCCGCTCGGCGTCCGCCCGCGACAGCGCCTTCACCGCGCCCGTCATCAACGACGCCGAGGCGCGGGAGATGGCACACCCCTGCCCCACGAACCCCACGTCCTGGATGACGTCGCCGTCCATGCGCAACGTCACGGTGAGCTGATCCCCACACAGCGGGTTGTAGCCATCCGCGCGCCGGTTGGCGCCTTCCACCTCGCGGAAGTTGCGCGGACGCTTGCCGTGCTCCAGCACCACCTCTTGGTAGAGGTCCTGCAGTTCCGAACTCATGCGAACACCTCCCGCACCTTGTGCAGCCCGCGCACCAGCGCGTCGATGTCCTCGCGCGTGTTGTACAGGGCCAGGGAGGCGCGCACCGTGGCCGCCACGCCGAAGCACGCCAGCAGGGGTTGCGCGCAGTGGTGCCCCGCCCGGATGGCCACGCCCTCGCGGTCCAGGATGGTGCCCACGTCGTGCGCGTGCACGTCCTCCATCAGGAAGGACAGCACCCCCGAGCGCTCCCGCGCCCGGCCCATGAGCCGCAACCCCGGCACGGTCTCCAGGGCCTGGGTGCCATACTCCAGCAGTTCCTGGTCGTGCGCCGCGATGGCCTCGCGCCCCACCGAGTCGAGGTAGTCCAGCGCCGCCGCCAGCCCCACCGCGCCCGAGATGTTCGGAGTCCCCGCCTCCAGGCGGTAGGGCAGCCGGTTGTAGACGGTCTTCTCCATCGTCACGGTGAGGATCATGTCCCCACCGCCCTGCCAGGGCGGAAGCGACTCGAGCACCTGGGCCTTGCCGTACAACACGCCAATGCCCGTGGGGCCGAACATCTTGTGTCCGGAGAACGCGTAGAAGTCGCAGTCCAGGTCCTGCACGTCCACGCGGAAGTGCTGCATCGCCTGGGCGCCATCCACGAGCACGGGCACGCCCCGCGCGTGCGCCCGCCGGGTGATCTCCTTGATGGGATTCACCGTGCCGAGCGCGTTGGACACATGCGTCACCGCGAGCAGGCGCGTGCGCTCGGTGAGCAGCGTGTCGAGCTGCTCCAGCCGCAGCTCCCCGTTCTCGTCCACCGGCACCATCTTGAGCGTGGCGCCCACGTGCTGGCAGAGCATCTGCCAGGGCACGATGTCCGAGTGGTGCTCCATGGCGGTGATGAGCACCTCGTCGCCCGGGCCCACCTTGGTGCGGCCATACGTCTGGGCCACCAGGTTGATGGCCTCGGTGCAGCCACGCACGAAGATGATCTCCTTCGTCTCGCGCGCGTTGATGAAGCGGCGCACCCGCTCGCGCGCGCCCTCGTAGGCCTGGGTGGAGCGCTCGGAGAGCGCGTGCACGCCGCGGTGCACGTTGGCGTTGTCGTGCGTGTAGTAGCGCACCAGGGCGTCGATGACGGCCTGGGGCTTCTGCGTGGTGGCCGCGCTGTCGAGGTACACCAGCGGCCGGCCCCGGACCTCCTGGTGGAGGATGGGGAAGTCGGCGCGGATGCGCGCCATGTCCAGGGTTGCTCCACTCATGCCCGACCCTCCTTCGCTCCGGGGAGCTTCTGCGTGAGCAGCTCCTCCACCTGGGTGCGCAGCGAGGCCAGGGGAATGGCGCTCA
The Cystobacter fuscus DSM 2262 DNA segment above includes these coding regions:
- a CDS encoding GNAT family N-acetyltransferase, giving the protein MIAIEPARFPSDLPLVRELFREYAESLGIDLGFQDFESELVGLPGKYAPPRGRLLIARREARALGCVALRPISVETCEMKRLYVRPAARGEQLGRRLAERICEEARAAGYRRICLDTLSSMAAALGLYTSMGFEPIEPYVFNPIPGALFLGRDLSDPP
- the sufT gene encoding putative Fe-S cluster assembly protein SufT, with the translated sequence MRGLQTPLARDCEVTMIPSGERVVVPAGTEVRVLQTLGGNVTVQGDYGQLMRIDEKDVEVLGEDYQKQDAKPAEEQPRSGEFDPERVWEQLRTVYDPEIPVNIVELGLVYECKSTPLPEGGNKVEIHMTVTAPGCGMGPVLVEDVRSKVSGVPGVAEVDVQLVWDPPWDQSRMSDVARLELGWM
- the sufU gene encoding Fe-S cluster assembly sulfur transfer protein SufU, giving the protein MSSELQDLYQEVVLEHGKRPRNFREVEGANRRADGYNPLCGDQLTVTLRMDGDVIQDVGFVGQGCAISRASASLMTGAVKALSRADAERLFELVHRLVTEGPEGLNLDELGKLAVLSGVSEFPSRVKCASLAWHALRAALEGKDTSVSTE
- a CDS encoding cysteine desulfurase — its product is MSGATLDMARIRADFPILHQEVRGRPLVYLDSAATTQKPQAVIDALVRYYTHDNANVHRGVHALSERSTQAYEGARERVRRFINARETKEIIFVRGCTEAINLVAQTYGRTKVGPGDEVLITAMEHHSDIVPWQMLCQHVGATLKMVPVDENGELRLEQLDTLLTERTRLLAVTHVSNALGTVNPIKEITRRAHARGVPVLVDGAQAMQHFRVDVQDLDCDFYAFSGHKMFGPTGIGVLYGKAQVLESLPPWQGGGDMILTVTMEKTVYNRLPYRLEAGTPNISGAVGLAAALDYLDSVGREAIAAHDQELLEYGTQALETVPGLRLMGRARERSGVLSFLMEDVHAHDVGTILDREGVAIRAGHHCAQPLLACFGVAATVRASLALYNTREDIDALVRGLHKVREVFA